From a single Miscanthus floridulus cultivar M001 chromosome 8, ASM1932011v1, whole genome shotgun sequence genomic region:
- the LOC136470220 gene encoding metacaspase-9-like, with the protein MIDSPVLTVQGPIDAAAVDPDLRAHTVWFLPYAAVLGHLSGASGLGASHHVADHLVALFGADASAKFHFHHHGNSSGVARTDADAGILLSGCQKDELLPDVEANGSKAACGAFTAPLQAVLAVHPAPMSNREVVRPRQGGAR; encoded by the coding sequence ATGATCGACTCACCTGTTCTGACGGTCCAGGGGCCAATAGACGCCGCCGCCGTTGACCCCGACCTCCGCGCCCACACCGTCTGGTTCCTCCCGTACGCCGCGGTGCTCGGCCACCTGTCGGGCGCGTCAGGCCTGGGCGCGTCGCACCACGTCGCCGACCACCTCGTGGCGCTGTTCGGCGCCGACGCCAGCGCCAAGTTCCACTTCCACCACCACGGCAACAGCAGCGGCGTCGCGCGCACCGACGCCGACGCCGGGATCCTGCTGAGTGGGTGCCAGAAGGACGAGCTGTTGCCGGACGTGGAGGCGAACGGCAGCAAGGCGGCGTGCGGGGCGTTCACCGCCCCACTGCAGGCTGTGTTGGCGGTGCACCCGGCGCCGATGAGC